From a region of the Roseivirga sp. 4D4 genome:
- a CDS encoding class I SAM-dependent methyltransferase, with the protein MKNDFNLVAPVYDTLSKLVFGKKLEQAQKTFISIIQPNSRVLIVGGGAGRILEWLPANFNLQIQYVELSESMLNKAKAKTSVGNNIEFHVGDALGVKGVYDVVIANFFLDCFAQERLPEVLQKLKSRLNENGKLMVTDFYPSEHWYQKLLLKVMHSFFRLASQLEAGELTDIHGTIKRSGFETAHLEFLNGGALFSAVYQPLSD; encoded by the coding sequence ATGAAGAACGACTTCAATCTTGTAGCGCCCGTTTATGATACTTTATCAAAACTTGTATTTGGTAAGAAGCTCGAGCAAGCGCAAAAAACCTTTATCTCAATCATTCAGCCGAATTCTCGAGTGCTGATCGTAGGTGGCGGGGCAGGCCGTATACTGGAGTGGCTACCGGCAAACTTCAATTTACAGATCCAATATGTGGAGCTTTCCGAGAGTATGCTGAACAAAGCGAAAGCCAAAACTTCGGTAGGAAATAACATTGAATTTCATGTTGGCGATGCCCTGGGGGTCAAAGGGGTTTACGATGTAGTCATCGCTAATTTCTTTTTGGATTGCTTTGCTCAGGAACGACTTCCAGAAGTCTTGCAAAAGCTTAAAAGTCGATTGAATGAGAATGGTAAGCTGATGGTGACCGATTTCTATCCATCAGAACACTGGTATCAAAAGTTACTGCTCAAAGTCATGCACTCATTTTTTAGACTAGCGAGTCAACTCGAGGCAGGGGAGTTAACGGATATACATGGAACAATTAAGCGATCGGGTTTTGAGACGGCTCATTTGGAGTTCTTGAATGGAGGCGCTCTTTTTTCAGCCGTATATCAACCACTATCTGACTAA
- the atpG gene encoding ATP synthase F1 subunit gamma — translation MASLKEVKERIVSVSSTQQITKAMKMVAAAKLRRAQDRIVQLRPYSEKLGALLANVSSGNTEEGMNTYGEVRDVKRVLFVPVTSDRGLCGAFNANVFKGVRNALATGEYANAEVEILPIGKKSFDFYRKKEHPVNDAHWGVFGDLSFDVVKAAAEEAMEGFQSGKYDKVVLVYNEFKNVATQIIRTEQFLPIVENEVDTESTTNTDYIYEPSKDYIIDELIPKSLKIQFYKAVLESNASEHGARMTAMGKATDNAGDLLKELRLTYNRTRQAAITKEILEIVGGAEALAADS, via the coding sequence ATGGCAAGCTTAAAGGAAGTAAAAGAAAGGATTGTTTCGGTCAGCTCAACTCAGCAGATCACTAAAGCCATGAAAATGGTTGCAGCGGCTAAATTGAGAAGGGCGCAAGACAGAATCGTCCAATTACGCCCTTACTCTGAAAAATTAGGTGCTCTACTCGCTAATGTTTCTTCTGGAAATACGGAAGAAGGCATGAATACGTATGGTGAAGTGAGAGATGTAAAGCGCGTGCTCTTCGTGCCTGTCACTTCTGATAGAGGATTGTGTGGTGCATTTAATGCCAATGTTTTCAAAGGCGTTAGAAATGCACTAGCAACTGGAGAGTATGCGAATGCTGAAGTTGAGATACTACCCATCGGTAAAAAGTCATTTGATTTTTATAGAAAGAAGGAGCATCCTGTAAATGATGCACATTGGGGTGTTTTCGGAGACCTTTCTTTTGATGTAGTTAAAGCTGCTGCTGAAGAAGCAATGGAAGGCTTCCAGTCTGGTAAGTACGATAAAGTAGTTTTGGTCTATAACGAGTTCAAGAATGTGGCAACTCAGATCATTAGAACTGAGCAGTTTTTACCTATCGTTGAAAACGAAGTGGATACTGAATCTACAACCAATACCGATTACATCTACGAGCCATCGAAGGACTACATTATCGATGAATTGATCCCTAAGTCATTGAAAATTCAGTTTTATAAGGCTGTTTTGGAATCCAATGCTTCTGAGCATGGTGCGCGAATGACTGCAATGGGCAAAGCAACTGATAATGCCGGAGACCTATTGAAAGAGCTTCGTTTGACTTATAACAGAACGCGTCAAGCAGCCATTACCAAGGAGATTCTTGAAATCGTTGGTGGTGCAGAGGCCTTAGCTGCAGATAGTTAA
- the atpA gene encoding F0F1 ATP synthase subunit alpha: protein MADVRPDEVSAILREQLSNFKSEAELEEVGTVLQVGDGVARIYGLSKAQSGELLEFENGLNALVLNLEEDNVGAVLLGDSAGVKEGDTVKRTGRIASVKIGEGVVGRVVDTLGNPIDGKGPIEGETYEMPLERKAPGVIYRQPVNEPLQTGIKAIDSMIPIGRGQRELVIGDRQTGKTAVVIDTILNQKEFYDAGEPVFCIYVAIGQKASTVAGVVAALEKGGAMDYTVVVSASAADPAPMQFFAPFTGAAIGEYFRDTGRPALVVYDDLSKQAVAYREVSLLLRRPPGREAYPGDVFYLHSRLLERAAKVNDNDDIAAAMNDLPESLKGKVKGGGSLTALPIIETQAGDVSAYIPTNVISITDGQIFLETNLFNSGVRPAINVGISVSRVGGSAQIKSMKKVAGTLKLDQAQFRELEAFAKFGSDLDAATQLTIDRGRRNQEILKQAQFSPAAVEDQVAIIYASTKGLIDKVPVDKVKEFETEFITVLKATHADAMNDLKAGKLSDQAVDALKKVAKELSSKY from the coding sequence ATGGCAGACGTAAGACCTGATGAAGTATCAGCAATATTGAGAGAGCAACTCTCAAACTTCAAATCAGAAGCCGAATTAGAAGAAGTAGGAACAGTACTTCAAGTAGGTGATGGTGTAGCCAGAATCTACGGATTATCTAAAGCACAGTCAGGAGAGCTCCTAGAGTTTGAAAATGGCTTGAATGCTTTGGTACTTAACCTCGAAGAAGATAATGTGGGTGCCGTACTTTTAGGTGATTCTGCAGGAGTAAAAGAAGGAGATACAGTAAAAAGAACTGGTCGAATTGCTTCTGTAAAAATCGGTGAAGGTGTGGTTGGTCGTGTTGTGGATACCTTGGGTAACCCAATCGATGGTAAAGGCCCAATCGAAGGTGAGACTTACGAGATGCCATTGGAGCGTAAAGCACCAGGTGTAATTTATCGTCAGCCGGTAAATGAGCCATTACAGACTGGTATCAAGGCGATTGACTCAATGATTCCGATCGGAAGAGGTCAACGTGAATTAGTAATTGGTGACCGTCAGACAGGTAAAACTGCTGTAGTAATCGATACTATCTTGAACCAAAAGGAATTTTATGATGCTGGTGAGCCAGTATTCTGTATCTACGTAGCAATCGGTCAGAAAGCATCAACTGTTGCTGGTGTAGTTGCAGCCCTTGAAAAAGGTGGTGCAATGGACTACACAGTAGTTGTTTCAGCTTCTGCTGCTGATCCGGCTCCAATGCAGTTCTTTGCACCATTTACGGGTGCTGCTATCGGAGAGTACTTCAGAGATACAGGACGTCCAGCATTGGTAGTATATGATGACCTTTCTAAGCAAGCTGTTGCTTACCGTGAAGTTTCTCTTCTTCTAAGAAGACCTCCGGGACGTGAAGCTTACCCAGGTGACGTATTCTATCTTCACTCAAGACTATTGGAGAGAGCTGCAAAAGTGAATGACAATGATGACATCGCTGCTGCAATGAACGATTTGCCTGAGTCTCTAAAAGGTAAAGTAAAAGGTGGTGGTTCATTAACTGCACTTCCTATTATCGAGACACAAGCGGGTGACGTTTCTGCCTATATCCCAACCAACGTAATTTCGATTACTGACGGTCAGATCTTCTTGGAAACTAACCTTTTCAACTCTGGTGTAAGACCTGCTATTAACGTGGGTATCTCTGTATCAAGGGTAGGAGGTTCTGCTCAGATCAAGTCAATGAAGAAAGTGGCTGGTACACTGAAACTAGACCAAGCACAGTTCCGTGAATTGGAAGCCTTTGCTAAGTTTGGTTCTGACCTTGATGCTGCAACACAGTTGACCATCGATAGAGGTAGAAGAAACCAAGAAATCTTGAAGCAAGCACAGTTCTCACCTGCAGCTGTTGAAGATCAAGTAGCAATTATCTACGCTTCAACAAAAGGTTTGATTGACAAAGTGCCAGTGGACAAAGTGAAGGAATTTGAAACTGAGTTCATCACTGTGTTGAAAGCTACTCATGCAGATGCAATGAATGATTTGAAAGCTGGAAAGCTTTCTGACCAAGCAGTAGATGCCTTGAAGAAGGTTGCTAAAGAGTTGTCTTCTAAATACTAA
- the atpH gene encoding ATP synthase F1 subunit delta: protein MSEYRIASRYAKSLLDLAVEKGQLEEVNKDMLMFSGLVKENRDLLLMLKSPVITPDKKLRILNQVFEGKVNDLTLAIFQILTKKHREMYLDQIAVEFHHQYNTNQGIEEATITTTFELDAKSKAEFENIVTQISGKKVELTEVIDEDLIGGFILKIGDRQIDDSVSSKLKALRLEFTKNYYEKAF, encoded by the coding sequence ATGTCTGAATATAGAATTGCTTCCAGATACGCCAAATCCTTGCTTGACCTAGCGGTTGAAAAAGGACAGTTGGAAGAGGTGAATAAAGACATGTTGATGTTTTCCGGACTCGTAAAGGAAAACAGAGACTTACTCTTAATGCTAAAAAGCCCGGTCATTACGCCTGACAAGAAGTTAAGGATATTGAACCAGGTGTTTGAAGGAAAAGTGAACGATTTAACGTTGGCCATCTTTCAAATTCTTACCAAGAAGCATAGAGAGATGTACCTCGATCAAATTGCGGTGGAATTTCATCACCAATACAATACCAATCAGGGAATTGAGGAGGCAACCATTACGACAACATTTGAACTTGACGCTAAGTCAAAGGCAGAGTTTGAAAATATTGTAACCCAGATTTCTGGTAAAAAAGTAGAGCTAACTGAAGTAATCGATGAAGACCTTATTGGAGGATTTATCTTGAAGATTGGCGATCGCCAAATCGATGATTCTGTAAGCTCAAAATTGAAGGCGCTTAGACTAGAGTTCACTAAGAACTACTACGAAAAGGCATTTTAA
- a CDS encoding F0F1 ATP synthase subunit B, giving the protein MDILLPDTGLFIFQTIAFLLLIFLLGKFAWKPILNGLKEREETIQNALLSAEQAKSEMEALNADNAKLLAEARSERDAMLKEAMAAANTIKEEAKEETGKITAKMIEDAKAVIENEKRAALADVKTLVASLSLEITEKVLRKELSDKKAQESLVDEYVKDLNLN; this is encoded by the coding sequence ATGGACATTTTATTACCAGATACCGGATTATTTATCTTTCAGACAATAGCATTTCTATTGCTAATTTTTCTGTTGGGTAAATTTGCATGGAAGCCGATTTTAAATGGGCTAAAGGAAAGAGAAGAAACTATTCAAAACGCTTTGCTTTCTGCTGAACAAGCAAAAAGTGAGATGGAAGCTTTGAACGCTGATAATGCTAAACTTTTAGCTGAGGCTAGATCAGAGCGTGACGCGATGTTAAAAGAAGCAATGGCAGCGGCTAACACCATCAAAGAAGAAGCGAAAGAAGAAACTGGCAAGATCACCGCTAAGATGATCGAAGATGCCAAAGCAGTAATCGAAAACGAGAAGAGGGCAGCATTGGCCGATGTAAAAACATTGGTGGCTTCACTTTCATTAGAGATCACTGAGAAAGTACTTCGCAAAGAATTGAGCGACAAGAAAGCGCAAGAGTCTTTGGTAGACGAATACGTAAAAGATTTGAACTTAAACTAA
- the atpE gene encoding ATP synthase F0 subunit C, with product MMLSILLTAGYALMGAGIGAGLVAIGAGLGIGKIGASAMEGMARQPEAAGKLQSGMLIIAALIEVIALFGVVACFLLATNNEIVGAL from the coding sequence ATTATGTTATCTATTCTATTAACTGCTGGTTATGCCCTTATGGGAGCTGGTATTGGTGCTGGTCTTGTTGCGATAGGCGCAGGTCTTGGTATCGGAAAAATTGGTGCTTCTGCTATGGAAGGTATGGCACGTCAACCTGAAGCTGCAGGTAAATTGCAGTCTGGTATGTTGATTATTGCTGCACTTATCGAGGTAATTGCGCTTTTCGGTGTTGTAGCTTGTTTCTTGCTAGCGACTAACAACGAAATCGTTGGTGCACTTTAA
- the atpB gene encoding F0F1 ATP synthase subunit A, which produces MMKNSRTNFPNLLIISLLITLFSIANSSNLFAASGSGDEEKEEGSTDFIMHHIADDYQWHIVTIGHTHVTIPLPMIIYDHGEFKFFMSSDFYDEHHEPIAHDGYMISHGKLVRASAGHGESTHGTDDGHGENAGHETDDAHGAPASDDHEAEADFLNLSITKNVASLFLSVFLMLITFITIAKRYKSGVAAPKGLQSLFEPIIVFIRDDIAKTNIGEDKYQRFMPFLLTMFFFILYNNLLGLTPGAANLSGNIAVTLSLALFTFFITQFNGKKAYWGHIFATPGVPLPLRPIILVVEIIGIFTKPISLTLRLFASITAGHIVVLSIVGLGFILNSVAVGVVGTLFSVVITLIEILVAVIQAYVFTLFSSMYIGQAVDDGHH; this is translated from the coding sequence ATGATGAAAAATAGCAGAACTAACTTTCCCAATTTACTGATCATAAGCCTCTTAATAACGCTTTTCAGTATTGCCAACAGTTCAAATTTATTTGCCGCTTCAGGCAGCGGAGACGAAGAAAAAGAGGAGGGGAGCACAGACTTCATCATGCATCACATTGCCGATGACTATCAGTGGCACATTGTGACGATTGGACACACCCATGTGACCATCCCACTTCCAATGATCATTTACGATCACGGTGAATTCAAATTCTTCATGTCATCTGACTTTTATGATGAGCACCATGAGCCTATTGCACATGATGGTTACATGATTTCTCATGGCAAATTGGTAAGAGCATCAGCAGGTCATGGCGAGTCAACGCATGGCACAGATGATGGACATGGCGAAAATGCTGGTCACGAAACAGATGATGCACATGGTGCACCGGCTTCTGATGATCATGAAGCTGAAGCTGACTTCTTAAACCTATCGATCACCAAGAATGTAGCGTCACTTTTTCTAAGCGTATTCTTAATGTTGATCACCTTCATTACAATTGCGAAAAGATATAAAAGTGGTGTTGCTGCCCCTAAAGGACTTCAATCACTATTTGAGCCTATCATTGTTTTCATTAGAGATGATATCGCTAAGACTAACATTGGAGAAGACAAGTACCAGCGCTTTATGCCATTCTTGTTGACCATGTTCTTCTTTATTCTATACAATAACTTACTAGGACTTACTCCTGGTGCTGCTAACCTTTCAGGTAACATCGCAGTGACTTTGAGTTTGGCCTTATTTACGTTCTTCATCACACAGTTTAATGGTAAGAAAGCTTACTGGGGTCACATCTTCGCGACACCTGGTGTACCGCTTCCTTTAAGGCCAATTATCCTTGTGGTGGAAATCATCGGAATTTTCACTAAGCCTATTTCGCTTACACTACGTTTGTTCGCCTCAATTACAGCAGGTCACATTGTAGTGCTAAGTATTGTTGGTTTAGGCTTTATATTGAATAGTGTCGCTGTAGGAGTTGTGGGAACACTCTTTTCTGTAGTGATCACTTTGATTGAAATATTGGTGGCTGTGATTCAGGCTTATGTCTTTACACTGTTCTCTTCGATGTACATCGGGCAGGCGGTGGATGATGGACACCATTAA
- a CDS encoding AtpZ/AtpI family protein, whose amino-acid sequence MKEKNPNDYLKYSQLGIQLFLTIGICGWLGYKMDESWNSGKPLFIILMILVGTTGAIYMLYRSLPKD is encoded by the coding sequence ATGAAAGAAAAAAACCCGAATGACTATCTCAAATACTCGCAGCTGGGTATTCAATTGTTTCTCACCATTGGTATTTGTGGTTGGTTGGGTTATAAAATGGATGAGTCTTGGAATTCGGGAAAACCATTATTCATCATTTTAATGATTTTGGTAGGGACTACTGGAGCCATTTATATGCTCTACCGATCGCTGCCCAAGGACTAA
- a CDS encoding TlpA family protein disulfide reductase: MSNLRMACNETPQLRIGVLWHTLFSVFLITFLGISCQSNLEKVIEEKKIPDAIWVSLNNETSAPISMSFQAGINDTIQEQFISAKSKDTLVISLAEERLLTIANKLTQKQDLIVSPGDSLFFHFDGEGIILRAVPEREFINILESQFPSERSVVQDSLYNLLVFTDSAQKMTASNDFSRTDLYPILFQRDFYEANPQVLNEFLDQTYGHIEQLMNKLSLEANSADTFSLDLKEEIELRRHYLRLSFLVKKLDDKTYLKGLLESSLFEEEFILNSRYGKTYLYFYITEGILLGEKKRTSNKLYIDYPKAFDLLDKHFEGSLLAKAKWFCLERMVDSNESYETISAYATDYQNAYPDDTLFTQRFQEDFLINREALVKSNIGVNLLHEDGSTNMLTGLLNELRGKVVYVDYWASWCAPCRQAMPSSIQLRNKLKGEAISFVYFSIDNKQDAWRRASMSDGLNGYMHNYLVLNHKKSEMKKNLAMDAIPRYLIFDKKGSLVERNAPSPMNAGLESLLMQYIER, translated from the coding sequence ATGTCCAATCTGAGAATGGCTTGCAATGAAACGCCCCAATTGCGCATAGGTGTTTTGTGGCACACGCTCTTTTCGGTTTTCCTTATCACTTTCCTTGGTATTTCATGCCAGTCTAACCTTGAAAAGGTCATTGAGGAGAAGAAAATCCCTGACGCTATTTGGGTAAGCCTGAATAATGAAACTTCCGCACCCATAAGCATGAGCTTTCAGGCAGGAATCAACGATACCATTCAGGAACAATTTATCAGTGCAAAAAGTAAGGACACCCTCGTAATCTCTTTAGCGGAAGAACGACTTTTGACCATAGCGAATAAGCTTACTCAAAAGCAGGACCTAATCGTTTCGCCCGGAGATTCGTTGTTTTTTCATTTCGATGGTGAAGGAATAATACTCAGGGCCGTACCCGAAAGGGAGTTTATTAACATATTAGAAAGCCAATTTCCCTCTGAGCGATCGGTGGTTCAAGATTCATTATACAACCTGCTTGTGTTTACAGACAGCGCGCAGAAAATGACTGCCTCTAATGACTTTTCGCGAACTGACCTTTACCCTATCTTGTTTCAACGAGATTTTTACGAGGCTAATCCCCAAGTGCTCAACGAGTTTTTAGATCAGACCTATGGTCATATTGAGCAATTAATGAACAAGCTCAGTTTAGAGGCTAACTCGGCAGACACTTTCAGTTTGGACTTAAAGGAAGAGATTGAATTGAGAAGGCATTACCTGAGGCTCTCATTTTTGGTAAAGAAGCTAGATGATAAGACTTATTTAAAGGGCTTACTGGAAAGCTCTCTTTTTGAGGAAGAATTCATCTTGAATAGCCGATATGGTAAAACTTACCTGTACTTCTACATTACAGAAGGGATTCTGTTAGGAGAAAAGAAGCGAACATCAAATAAACTATATATAGATTATCCGAAAGCATTCGACTTGTTGGATAAGCATTTTGAAGGGTCTCTTTTGGCTAAGGCCAAATGGTTTTGCCTGGAAAGAATGGTGGACTCGAATGAATCTTATGAAACCATCTCCGCCTATGCCACTGATTATCAAAACGCATATCCAGATGACACCTTGTTTACCCAAAGATTTCAGGAGGATTTTCTGATCAATCGCGAAGCATTGGTCAAAAGTAATATTGGGGTCAATCTCTTACATGAAGATGGTAGCACCAATATGTTGACAGGTTTACTCAATGAGCTAAGGGGTAAAGTGGTCTATGTGGATTATTGGGCCAGTTGGTGTGCACCATGTCGGCAAGCAATGCCTAGCTCCATACAGTTGAGGAATAAACTAAAGGGTGAGGCTATTTCCTTCGTTTACTTTTCCATTGATAACAAGCAGGATGCTTGGAGGCGAGCGAGTATGTCTGATGGGCTCAATGGCTATATGCACAATTACTTAGTGCTTAATCACAAAAAATCTGAAATGAAAAAGAATCTGGCTATGGATGCCATACCGCGCTATCTAATCTTTGATAAGAAGGGTAGCCTGGTGGAACGAAACGCACCAAGCCCGATGAATGCAGGTTTGGAATCTCTGCTAATGCAGTATATTGAGCGGTAG
- a CDS encoding polymer-forming cytoskeletal protein gives MFSKEEKKSSEELSQTSNIIGKETVLEGSIESAGNIRVEGKVYGNAKAKAKFVMGPDAYVDGNVVARSGEVAGNIRGNIEISELLILKPTAVINGDILTNQLVVEPGATFNGGCKMGHLAKDIVIELPESRASEKVAKRA, from the coding sequence ATGTTTTCAAAAGAAGAAAAAAAATCATCAGAAGAATTGAGCCAAACCAGTAATATTATTGGTAAGGAAACCGTACTCGAAGGCAGTATTGAGTCTGCAGGCAATATCAGAGTAGAGGGTAAGGTATATGGCAATGCCAAAGCCAAAGCGAAGTTTGTGATGGGGCCCGATGCTTATGTGGATGGAAATGTGGTGGCTCGATCAGGAGAAGTGGCTGGTAATATTCGTGGTAATATTGAGATCTCAGAATTACTGATTCTGAAACCTACAGCCGTAATCAACGGTGATATTCTTACCAATCAACTTGTCGTGGAGCCAGGGGCAACATTCAATGGTGGTTGTAAAATGGGCCACTTGGCGAAAGACATTGTGATCGAACTGCCTGAAAGTCGTGCATCAGAGAAGGTAGCCAAGAGGGCCTAA
- a CDS encoding M23 family metallopeptidase has translation MARFKKTLSNWLNTRHIFIVQNEEDFSEKATYKFTYAKIAFFAFLVFLVILTISIYLVNTVLAQWFDPRYAEQETRKDLVQMSISLDSLTQELESRDQFITSFKKIMQGDVTSNEVLESEAPQPQSPGNVEQLETTDSAFKAEFERGGDFLLTGQIENEELRQLYFFSPITGYISEPFNAQNEHYGIDVVAKKDEPVKCIADGTVILASWTQSEGNVIAVQHRENLISIYKHNSTLTKEVGDFITAGEIVAIIGNTGELTSGPHLHFELWYNGSAVNPEEFISF, from the coding sequence GTGGCAAGATTCAAGAAAACCTTATCCAACTGGCTAAATACCAGGCATATTTTCATCGTTCAGAATGAGGAAGACTTTTCTGAAAAGGCCACCTATAAGTTTACCTATGCCAAAATAGCCTTCTTTGCCTTTTTGGTCTTCTTAGTCATTTTAACGATCAGTATTTATCTGGTCAATACGGTCTTAGCGCAATGGTTCGACCCACGTTATGCCGAGCAAGAAACCCGCAAAGACTTGGTTCAGATGAGCATATCACTCGATTCACTCACTCAGGAGTTAGAGAGTAGAGATCAGTTCATTACGAGCTTTAAAAAGATAATGCAGGGAGATGTGACTTCTAATGAAGTCCTAGAGTCTGAGGCTCCTCAGCCGCAGTCTCCTGGAAATGTTGAGCAATTGGAAACCACGGATTCAGCATTTAAGGCTGAGTTTGAAAGAGGAGGGGACTTTCTATTGACCGGGCAAATTGAAAATGAAGAACTCAGACAACTTTATTTCTTTTCACCCATCACAGGGTATATTTCAGAGCCTTTTAATGCTCAGAATGAACACTACGGCATTGATGTGGTTGCTAAAAAGGATGAACCCGTTAAGTGTATAGCGGATGGAACGGTAATTCTGGCAAGTTGGACACAGTCTGAGGGCAATGTGATTGCTGTACAGCACAGAGAAAATTTGATTTCAATTTATAAGCACAACTCAACGCTCACTAAGGAAGTGGGTGATTTTATTACTGCAGGTGAAATTGTGGCCATTATTGGTAACACCGGAGAGCTGACTTCCGGCCCACACTTACACTTTGAACTTTGGTATAATGGTTCTGCCGTAAATCCGGAAGAATTCATTTCGTTTTAA